In a single window of the Etheostoma spectabile isolate EspeVRDwgs_2016 chromosome 3, UIUC_Espe_1.0, whole genome shotgun sequence genome:
- the LOC116686502 gene encoding ADP-ribosylation factor-like protein 14 produces the protein MGTHGSKPRKQAQVLMLGLDGSGKTTLLYRLKYNESVVTVPTVGFNVETLETDRSSPGLTVWDVGGQKKMRPHWRHHYTDTAGLVFVVDSWDQRRLDEARKELHRVLKYESLKGVPLVVLGNKQDLHGALSPETLCLTLDLSRVCEGRPWFIQPCSATTGMGLEEGFRRIVYLMKTPFKQTQEDIKVKMKSKGISVTAVKQVLICSG, from the exons ATGGGCACGCATGGATCCAAGCCTCGGAAACAAGCGCAGGTCCTGATGCTGGGTCTGGACGGATCAGGGAAGACCACCCTGCTCTACAGGCTGAAGTACAACGAGAGCGTGGTGACTGTGCCAACTGTGGGCTTCAACGTGGAGACGCTGGAGACTGACAGGAGCAGCCCGGGCCTGACGGTGTGGGACGTGGGGGGCCAGAAGAAGATGAGACCCCATTGGAGGCATCACTATACTGACACAGCTGGACTGGTCTTTGTAGTGGACAGCTGGGATCAGAGGCGGCTGGATGAGGCCCGCAAAGAACTTCACCGG GTCCTGAAGTACGAGAGTCTCAAAGGGGTTCCTCTCGTGGTCCTTGGCAACAAACAGGACCTCCATGGTGCTCTAAGTCCAGAAACGCTTTGCCTGACACTGGACCTGAGTAGAGTGTGCGAGGGCAGGCCCTGGTTTATCCAGCCCTGTTCAGCCACCACCGGCATGGGACTAGAGGAAGGTTTCAGGAGGATAGTCTATCTGATGAAGACTCCATTTAAACAGACTCAAGAGGACATTAAGGTTAAGATGAAGTCTAAGGGCATCAGTGTCACAGCTGTGAAACAAGTCTTGATCTGCAGTGGATGA